In one window of Juglans regia cultivar Chandler chromosome 3, Walnut 2.0, whole genome shotgun sequence DNA:
- the LOC108994883 gene encoding rhodanese-like domain-containing protein 10, producing the protein MAVQLQPSFLSIFNSLKHENKPKPPFPTTQRRPTLGVKAASSSNARQLIQSGAIKAIQPKDAAAAMDTEGFQLLDIRPVWERQKAHVEGSLHVPLFIEDKDNGPITLLKKWVHFGYIGLWTGQYFTTMNPDFLLQVEKAAPEKDSKLLVACGEGLRSIMAATKLYEGGYKNLGWLAGGFNRAGEDDFTAVQGTEKLQYATIGGVSYYFLQLLIFIETVGKSK; encoded by the exons ATGGCCGTCCAACTCCAACCGAGCTTTTTATCCATATTCAATTCGTTGAAGCACGAGAATAAACCTAAGCCGCCCTTTCCCACAACCCAAAGAAGACCGACACTTGGAGTCAAAGCAGCGTCCAGCAGCAATGCCCGGCAGCTCATACAGTCTGGGGCCATCAAGGCCATACAGCCAAAGGACGCCGCGGCAGCCATGGATACCGAAGGCTTCCAACTCCTGGACATCAGGCCCGTGTGGGAGAGACAGAAAGCACATGTGGAGGGTTCGCTCCACGTTCCATTGTTTATCGAGGACAAGGACAACGGTCCCATTACTCTTCTCAAGAAGTGGGTGCATTTTGGCTACATTGGGCTATGGACTGGCCAGTATTTCACCACCATGAATCCTGATTTTCTACTGCAAGTTGAGAAGGCTGCTCCTGAAAAGGACTCTAAACTCCTTGTAGCATGCGGTGAAGGTCTGAG gTCCATTATGGCAGCTACAAAGTTATATGAAGGAGGATACAAGAACTTGGGGTGGTTGGCTGGGGGGTTCAATCGTGCGGGAGAAGATGATTTCACAGCCGTACAAGGGACTGAGAAGTTGCAGTATGCAACAATAGGGGGTGTGTCGTACTATTTTCTTCAATTGCTCATTTTCATAGAAACTGTGGGAAAGAGTAAATAA